From Streptomyces sp. NBC_00237, a single genomic window includes:
- a CDS encoding DUF3566 domain-containing protein → MTDTRGPQPPQGYDGYAAGPLPGEREQAAQGPGSQPYHPPQAYQATQDGQQGGGATQGGQRPPAGGGGTQGGQTGTVRRPRTGARTTPRTRKARLRVAKADPWSVMKVSFLLSIALGICTVIAAAVLWMVMDAMGVFATVGGTISEATSSTAGSGESSGFDLQSFLSLPRVLTFTSVIAVIDVVLMTALATLGAFIYNLSAGFVGGVELTLAEDE, encoded by the coding sequence GTGACGGACACCCGGGGGCCGCAGCCCCCGCAGGGTTATGACGGGTACGCGGCCGGTCCGCTGCCCGGCGAGCGGGAGCAGGCGGCCCAGGGACCGGGGTCCCAGCCGTACCACCCGCCGCAGGCGTATCAGGCCACGCAGGACGGTCAGCAGGGCGGCGGTGCCACCCAGGGCGGCCAGCGTCCCCCTGCGGGCGGCGGCGGTACGCAGGGCGGCCAGACGGGGACGGTGCGCCGACCGCGTACGGGGGCCCGGACGACGCCTCGTACGCGCAAGGCGAGGCTGCGGGTGGCGAAGGCCGATCCGTGGTCGGTGATGAAGGTCAGCTTCCTGCTGTCGATCGCGCTGGGCATCTGCACGGTGATCGCGGCGGCCGTGCTGTGGATGGTCATGGACGCCATGGGCGTCTTCGCGACCGTCGGCGGCACGATCAGTGAGGCGACCAGCTCGACGGCCGGTTCCGGGGAGAGCAGCGGGTTCGACCTCCAGTCGTTCCTGTCGCTGCCTCGGGTGCTGACCTTCACCTCGGTGATCGCGGTGATCGACGTGGTGCTGATGACGGCCCTGGCGACGCTGGGCGCCTTCATCTACAACCTGTCGGCCGGGTTCGTGGGCGGTGTGGAGCTCACGCTCGCGGAGGACGAGTAG
- the recF gene encoding DNA replication/repair protein RecF, protein MHVTHLSLADFRSYARVEVPLDPGVTAFVGANGQGKTNLVEAIGYLATLGSHRVSSDAPLVRMGAERAVIRAAVTQGERSQLVELELNPGRANRARINRSSQVRPRDVLGIVRTVLFAPEDLALVKGDPGERRKFLDELVTARSPRMAAVRSDYERVLKQRNTLLKSAAMARRHGGRSMDMSTIDVWDQHLAKAGAELLAQRLDLVATLQPLADKAYEQLAPGGGPLLLEYRGSAPGEGHTREELYVQLLAALADARKQEIERGVTLVGPHRDDLLLKLGQLPAKGYASHGESWSYALALRLASYDLLRAEGNEPVLVLDDVFAELDVRRRERLAELVAPGEQVLVTAAVDDDVPGVLSGVRYAVADGEVTRL, encoded by the coding sequence ATGCACGTCACGCATCTGTCGCTGGCCGACTTCCGCTCGTACGCCCGGGTCGAAGTTCCTCTCGACCCGGGCGTCACCGCCTTCGTGGGGGCGAACGGGCAGGGCAAGACCAACCTCGTCGAGGCGATCGGCTACCTCGCCACGCTCGGCAGCCACCGGGTGTCCTCGGACGCCCCTCTCGTACGGATGGGCGCCGAACGGGCGGTCATCCGGGCGGCCGTCACCCAGGGCGAGCGCTCCCAACTGGTGGAGCTGGAGCTCAATCCGGGGCGCGCGAACCGTGCCCGTATCAACAGGTCCTCGCAGGTCAGACCGCGTGACGTGCTCGGCATCGTACGCACCGTGCTGTTCGCACCCGAGGACCTGGCCCTGGTGAAGGGCGACCCGGGCGAGCGCCGGAAGTTCCTGGACGAGCTGGTGACGGCGCGCTCCCCGCGCATGGCCGCGGTGCGGTCCGACTACGAGCGCGTCCTGAAGCAGCGCAACACCCTCCTCAAGTCGGCGGCGATGGCCAGGCGGCACGGCGGCCGGTCCATGGACATGTCCACCATCGACGTGTGGGACCAGCACCTGGCGAAGGCCGGTGCGGAACTGCTCGCACAGCGCCTCGACCTGGTGGCGACGCTCCAGCCGCTGGCGGACAAGGCGTACGAGCAACTCGCGCCCGGCGGAGGCCCGTTGCTCCTGGAGTACCGCGGTTCCGCGCCCGGTGAGGGGCACACCCGCGAGGAGCTGTACGTGCAGTTGCTGGCGGCGCTGGCCGACGCGCGCAAGCAGGAGATCGAGCGGGGCGTGACGCTGGTCGGTCCGCACCGGGACGATCTGCTGCTGAAGCTCGGCCAGTTGCCCGCGAAGGGCTACGCGAGTCACGGGGAGTCCTGGTCGTACGCGCTGGCGCTGCGGCTCGCCTCGTACGACCTGCTGCGTGCCGAGGGCAACGAGCCCGTGCTCGTCCTGGACGACGTCTTCGCCGAGCTGGATGTGCGGCGGCGGGAGCGGCTGGCGGAGCTGGTGGCGCCGGGTGAGCAGGTGCTGGTGACGGCGGCGGTGGACGACGACGTCCCGGGCGTGCTCTCGGGGGTCCGGTACGCGGTGGCCGACGGCGAGGTGACCCGGCTGTGA
- the gyrB gene encoding DNA topoisomerase (ATP-hydrolyzing) subunit B, with translation MLCQKGRFVADSGNPNEISPSTAGEDGEGTPAEVTSSRGTNSEVTSAYDASAITVLEGLDAVRKRPGMYIGSTGERGLHHMVQEVVDNSVDEALAGHADSIDVTILADGAVRVIDNGRGIPVGIHPVEKKPAVEVVLTVLHAGGKFGGGGYAVSGGLHGVGVSVVNALSYKLAVEIRTDGYRWTQEYKAGAPTAPLERHEATEETGTSVTFWADPDIFETTEYSFETLSRRFQEMAFLNKGLTIKLTDERESAKAVVGADTPETADDEQVRTVTYHYEGGIVDFVKYLNSRKGELIHPTVIDVEAEDKERMLSVEIAMQWNSQYSEGVYSFANTIHTHEGGTHEEGFRAAMTGLVNRYAREKKFLREKDDNLAGEDIREGLTAIISVKLGEPQFEGQTKTKLGNTEAKTFVQKVVHEHLNDWFDRNPNEAADIIRKSIQAATARVAARKARDLTRRKGLLESASLPGKLSDCQSNDPTKCEIFIVEGDSAGGSAKSGRNPMYQAILPIRGKILNVEKARIDKILQNTEVQALISAFGTGVHEDFDIEKLRYHKIILMADADVDGQHINTLLLTFLFRFMRPLVEAGHVYLSRPPLYKLKWGRDQVEYAYSDRERDALREAGEQQGKRIKEGDLQRFKGLGEMDAEELRITTMDVDHRVLGQVTLDDAAQADDLFSVLMGEDVEARRSFIQRNAKDVRFLDI, from the coding sequence GTGCTGTGCCAGAAAGGGCGCTTCGTGGCCGATTCCGGCAACCCCAACGAGATCAGTCCGTCCACTGCCGGCGAGGACGGCGAGGGCACCCCCGCGGAGGTGACCTCGTCGAGGGGCACCAACTCCGAGGTCACCTCGGCGTACGACGCCAGCGCGATCACAGTCCTTGAGGGCCTGGACGCGGTCCGCAAGCGCCCCGGCATGTACATCGGCTCGACCGGTGAGCGTGGCCTGCACCACATGGTGCAGGAGGTCGTCGACAACTCCGTCGACGAGGCCCTGGCCGGGCACGCGGACTCCATCGACGTCACGATCCTGGCCGACGGCGCCGTGCGCGTCATCGACAACGGCCGAGGCATCCCGGTGGGCATCCACCCGGTGGAGAAGAAGCCCGCCGTCGAGGTCGTGCTCACCGTGCTGCACGCGGGCGGCAAGTTCGGCGGCGGCGGCTACGCGGTCTCCGGTGGTCTGCACGGCGTCGGCGTCTCCGTCGTCAACGCGCTGTCGTACAAGCTGGCCGTCGAGATCAGGACGGACGGCTACCGCTGGACGCAGGAGTACAAGGCGGGCGCCCCGACGGCGCCGCTGGAGCGGCACGAGGCCACGGAGGAGACCGGCACCTCGGTCACGTTCTGGGCCGACCCGGACATCTTCGAGACCACCGAGTACTCCTTCGAGACGCTCTCGCGGCGCTTCCAGGAGATGGCGTTCCTCAACAAGGGACTGACCATCAAGCTGACGGACGAGCGGGAGTCCGCGAAGGCCGTCGTCGGTGCGGACACCCCCGAGACCGCCGACGACGAGCAGGTCCGCACGGTCACGTACCACTACGAAGGCGGCATCGTCGACTTCGTGAAGTACCTGAACTCGCGCAAGGGTGAGCTCATTCACCCGACCGTCATCGACGTCGAGGCCGAGGACAAGGAGCGGATGCTCTCGGTCGAGATCGCGATGCAGTGGAACTCGCAGTACAGCGAGGGCGTGTACTCGTTCGCGAACACGATCCACACGCACGAGGGCGGTACGCACGAGGAGGGCTTCCGGGCCGCGATGACCGGTCTGGTGAACCGGTACGCACGCGAGAAGAAGTTCCTGCGCGAGAAGGACGACAACCTCGCGGGCGAGGACATCCGCGAGGGTCTGACCGCGATCATCTCGGTGAAGCTGGGCGAGCCGCAGTTCGAGGGCCAGACCAAGACCAAGCTGGGCAACACGGAGGCGAAGACCTTCGTGCAGAAGGTCGTGCACGAGCACCTCAACGACTGGTTCGACCGCAACCCGAACGAGGCCGCGGACATCATCCGCAAGTCGATCCAGGCCGCCACGGCCCGTGTCGCCGCCCGCAAGGCGCGCGACCTGACCCGCCGCAAGGGCCTGCTGGAGTCGGCGTCCCTGCCGGGCAAGCTCAGCGACTGCCAGTCCAACGACCCGACGAAGTGCGAGATCTTCATCGTCGAGGGTGACTCCGCCGGTGGTTCGGCGAAGTCCGGCCGCAACCCGATGTACCAGGCGATCCTGCCGATCCGAGGCAAGATCCTGAACGTCGAGAAGGCGCGGATCGACAAGATCCTCCAGAACACCGAGGTCCAGGCGCTGATCAGCGCCTTCGGTACCGGTGTGCACGAGGACTTCGACATCGAGAAGCTCCGCTATCACAAGATCATCCTGATGGCGGACGCCGACGTCGACGGTCAGCACATCAACACGCTGCTCCTGACGTTCCTGTTCCGCTTCATGCGGCCGCTGGTCGAGGCGGGTCACGTGTACCTGTCGCGTCCGCCGCTGTACAAGCTCAAGTGGGGCCGGGACCAGGTCGAGTACGCCTACTCCGACCGTGAGCGCGACGCGCTCCGCGAGGCGGGCGAGCAGCAGGGCAAGCGCATCAAGGAGGGCGACCTCCAGCGCTTCAAGGGTCTCGGTGAGATGGATGCCGAGGAGCTGCGCATCACCACGATGGACGTCGACCACCGTGTGCTCGGCCAGGTCACCCTGGACGACGCGGCCCAGGCCGACGACCTGTTCTCGGTGCTGATGGGTGAGGACGTCGAGGCGCGGCGCTCGTTCATCCAGCGCAACGCCAAGGACGTTCGCTTCCTCGACATCTGA
- the dnaN gene encoding DNA polymerase III subunit beta yields the protein MKIRVERDVLAEAVAWTARSLPARPPVPVLAGLLLKAEEGALSLSGFDYEVSARVSVDAEIEEDGTVLVSGRLLADICRALPNRPVEISTDGVRATVACGSSRFTLHTLPVEEYPALPQMPTATGTVPGEVFASAAAQVAIAAGRDDTLPVLTGVRIEIEGDTVTLASTDRYRFAVREFLWKPEDPETSAVALVPAKTLLDTAKSLTSGDTVTIALSGSGAGEGLIGFEGAGRRTTTRLLEGDLPKYRTLFPTEFNSVAVIETAPFVEAVKRVALVAERNTPVRLTFEQGVLILEAGSSDDAQAVERVDANLDGDDISIAFNPTFLLDGLSAIDSPVAQLSFTTSTKPALLSGRPAADAEADDAYKYLIMPVRLSG from the coding sequence GTGAAGATCCGGGTGGAGCGCGATGTACTCGCGGAGGCGGTGGCCTGGACGGCCCGCAGCCTCCCGGCCCGTCCGCCGGTGCCCGTCCTCGCGGGCCTTCTGCTGAAGGCCGAGGAGGGCGCACTGAGCCTCTCCGGCTTCGACTACGAGGTCTCGGCCCGTGTGTCGGTCGACGCGGAGATCGAGGAGGACGGCACGGTCCTGGTGTCGGGGCGTCTGCTCGCCGACATCTGCCGCGCCCTCCCCAACCGTCCGGTGGAGATTTCCACAGACGGTGTACGGGCGACCGTGGCCTGCGGCTCCTCGCGATTCACCCTCCACACCCTCCCTGTGGAGGAGTACCCGGCGCTGCCGCAGATGCCGACCGCCACGGGCACCGTTCCCGGCGAGGTCTTCGCGTCCGCCGCCGCCCAGGTGGCCATCGCCGCCGGCCGTGACGACACGCTGCCCGTCCTCACCGGTGTGCGCATCGAGATCGAGGGCGACACGGTCACGCTGGCCTCCACCGACCGCTACCGCTTCGCGGTCCGCGAGTTCCTGTGGAAGCCGGAGGACCCGGAGACCTCCGCGGTCGCCCTGGTGCCCGCCAAGACGCTCCTGGACACCGCCAAGTCCCTGACCAGCGGTGACACGGTCACGATCGCGCTGTCGGGCTCCGGCGCCGGTGAGGGTCTGATCGGCTTCGAGGGCGCGGGTCGCCGTACGACGACCCGTCTGCTCGAAGGCGACCTGCCGAAGTACCGGACGCTGTTCCCGACCGAGTTCAACTCGGTGGCCGTCATCGAGACCGCCCCGTTCGTCGAGGCCGTCAAGCGCGTGGCGCTGGTCGCCGAGCGGAACACTCCGGTCCGGCTGACCTTCGAGCAGGGCGTCCTGATCCTCGAAGCGGGTTCCAGCGACGATGCACAGGCTGTGGAGCGCGTCGACGCCAACCTGGACGGCGACGACATCTCGATCGCCTTCAACCCGACCTTCCTGCTGGACGGCCTGAGCGCGATCGACTCCCCGGTCGCCCAACTCTCGTTCACCACGTCCACCAAGCCGGCGCTGCTCAGCGGCCGTCCTGCGGCGGACGCCGAGGCCGACGACGCGTACAAGTACCTGATCATGCCGGTGCGTCTGTCCGGCTGA
- the gyrA gene encoding DNA gyrase subunit A, translated as MADENTPQTPVEEGQTTQRIEPVGLETEMQRSYLDYAMSVIVARALPDVRDGLKPVHRRVLYAMYDGGYRPEKGFYKCARVVGDVMGTYHPHGDSSIYDALVRLAQPWSMRMPLVASNGNFGSPGNDPAAAMRYTECKMANLSMEMVRDIDEETVDFTANYDGRNQEPTVLPSRFPNLLVNGSAGIAVGMATNIPPHNLREVASGAQWCLENPEASQEELLDALMERIKGPDFPTGALVVGRKGIEEAYRTGRGSITMRAVVAVEEIQNRQCLVVTELPYQTNPDNLAQKIADLVKDGKVGGIADVRDETSSRTGQRLVIVLKRDAVAKVVLNNLYKHTDLQSNFGANMLALVDGVPRTLSLDAFIRHWVTHQIEVIVRRTQFRLRKAEERAHILRGLLKALDAIDEVIALIRRSNTVEIAREGLMGLLAIDEIQANAILEMQLRRLAALERQKIVAEHDELQAKINEYNQILASPQRQRAIVSEELAVIVDKFGDDRRSALVPFDGDMSIEDLIAEEDIVVTITNGGYVKRTKTEDYRSQKRGGKGVRGAKLKQDDIVDHFFVSTTHHWLLFFTNKGRVYRAKAYELPDAGRDARGQHVANLLAFQPDEKIAQILAIRDYDAAPYLILATKGGLVKKTSLKDYDSPRSGGVIAINLRETADGSDDELIGAELVSSEDDLLLVSRKAQSIRFTATDDALRPMGRATSGVKGMSFREGDELLSMNVVRPGTFVFTATDGGYAKRTPVDEYRVQGRGGLGIKAAKIVEDRGSLVGALVVEETDEILAITLGGGVIRTRVNEVRETGRDTMGVQLINLGKRDAVVGIARNAEAGREAEEVDGADGSEIEADGAVTATAATEVVEGAEPSAGEHEE; from the coding sequence ATGGCCGACGAGAACACCCCCCAGACCCCCGTTGAAGAGGGTCAGACGACGCAGCGGATCGAGCCCGTCGGGCTGGAGACCGAGATGCAGCGGTCGTACCTCGACTACGCGATGTCCGTCATCGTGGCGCGTGCGCTGCCCGACGTGCGGGACGGTCTGAAGCCCGTGCACCGTCGCGTCCTGTACGCGATGTACGACGGCGGCTACCGGCCCGAGAAGGGCTTCTACAAGTGCGCCCGCGTCGTCGGCGACGTCATGGGTACGTACCACCCGCACGGCGACTCCTCGATCTACGACGCCCTGGTGCGTCTGGCGCAGCCGTGGTCGATGCGCATGCCGCTGGTGGCCTCCAACGGCAACTTCGGCTCTCCGGGCAACGACCCGGCGGCAGCGATGCGCTACACCGAGTGCAAGATGGCGAACCTCTCCATGGAGATGGTCCGCGACATCGACGAGGAGACCGTCGACTTCACGGCCAACTACGACGGCCGTAACCAGGAGCCGACGGTGCTGCCGTCGCGCTTCCCGAACCTGCTGGTCAACGGTTCGGCGGGCATCGCGGTCGGCATGGCGACGAACATCCCGCCGCACAACCTGCGCGAGGTCGCTTCGGGTGCGCAGTGGTGCCTGGAGAACCCGGAGGCTTCGCAGGAGGAGCTCCTGGACGCCCTCATGGAGCGCATCAAGGGCCCCGACTTCCCGACCGGCGCGCTGGTGGTGGGCCGCAAGGGCATCGAGGAGGCGTACCGGACGGGCCGAGGCTCGATCACGATGCGCGCCGTGGTGGCCGTCGAGGAGATCCAGAACCGTCAGTGCCTGGTCGTCACGGAGCTTCCGTACCAGACGAACCCGGACAACCTGGCGCAGAAGATCGCCGACCTGGTGAAGGACGGCAAGGTCGGCGGCATCGCCGACGTCCGTGACGAGACCTCCTCGCGCACCGGTCAGCGTCTGGTCATCGTGCTCAAGCGCGACGCGGTCGCCAAGGTCGTGCTGAACAACCTGTACAAGCACACCGACCTCCAGTCGAACTTCGGCGCGAACATGCTGGCGCTCGTCGACGGCGTGCCGCGCACGCTGTCGCTGGACGCGTTCATCCGGCACTGGGTGACGCACCAGATCGAGGTCATCGTCCGGCGTACGCAGTTCCGGCTGCGCAAGGCCGAGGAGCGCGCGCACATCCTGCGCGGTCTGCTCAAGGCGCTGGACGCGATCGACGAGGTCATCGCGCTGATCCGCCGCTCCAACACGGTGGAGATCGCCCGCGAGGGCCTGATGGGCCTGCTGGCGATCGACGAGATCCAGGCGAACGCGATCCTGGAGATGCAGCTGCGCCGCCTGGCCGCCCTGGAGCGGCAGAAGATCGTGGCGGAGCACGACGAGCTCCAGGCCAAGATCAACGAGTACAACCAGATCCTGGCCTCCCCGCAGCGCCAGCGTGCGATCGTCAGTGAGGAACTGGCCGTCATCGTCGACAAGTTCGGCGACGACCGACGGTCCGCGCTGGTGCCCTTCGACGGTGACATGTCCATCGAGGACCTGATCGCCGAGGAGGACATCGTCGTCACCATCACCAACGGTGGCTACGTGAAGCGCACGAAGACCGAGGACTACCGGTCGCAGAAGCGCGGCGGCAAGGGAGTCCGGGGCGCGAAGCTGAAGCAGGACGACATCGTCGACCACTTCTTCGTCTCCACCACGCACCACTGGCTGCTGTTCTTCACGAACAAGGGCCGGGTGTACCGGGCGAAGGCGTACGAGCTGCCCGACGCCGGACGGGACGCGCGCGGCCAGCACGTGGCGAACCTCCTCGCGTTCCAGCCGGACGAGAAGATCGCGCAGATCCTGGCGATCCGGGACTACGACGCGGCGCCGTACCTGATCCTGGCCACCAAGGGCGGCCTGGTGAAGAAGACGTCGCTGAAGGACTACGACTCGCCCCGTTCGGGTGGTGTCATCGCGATCAACCTGCGGGAGACCGCGGACGGCAGCGACGACGAGCTGATCGGCGCCGAGCTGGTGTCGTCCGAGGACGACCTGCTGCTGGTCAGCAGGAAGGCCCAGTCGATCCGGTTCACCGCCACGGACGACGCGCTGCGCCCGATGGGCCGTGCGACGTCGGGCGTGAAGGGCATGAGTTTCCGTGAGGGCGACGAACTGCTCTCGATGAATGTGGTGCGGCCCGGTACGTTCGTGTTCACCGCAACCGACGGCGGGTACGCGAAGCGCACTCCCGTCGACGAGTACCGCGTCCAGGGCCGTGGCGGTCTCGGCATCAAGGCTGCCAAGATCGTGGAGGACCGGGGCTCGCTCGTGGGGGCGCTGGTGGTGGAGGAGACGGACGAGATCCTCGCCATCACCCTCGGCGGCGGTGTGATTCGTACGCGAGTCAACGAAGTCAGGGAGACGGGCCGTGACACCATGGGCGTCCAACTGATCAACCTGGGCAAGCGGGATGCCGTCGTCGGCATCGCCCGCAACGCCGAGGCCGGCCGTGAGGCCGAAGAGGTCGACGGGGCCGACGGTTCCGAGATCGAAGCGGACGGTGCGGTCACCGCCACGGCCGCGACCGAAGTCGTCGAGGGTGCAGAGCCCTCGGCAGGGGAGCACGAGGAGTAG
- a CDS encoding DNA-binding protein, whose translation MDAAQQEASARARELQRSWYGEPLGALFRRLIDDLGLNQARLAAVLGLSAPMLSQLMSGQRAKIGNPAVVQRVQALQELAGLVSDGSVSAGEATDRMEEIKKSQGGSVLSATGQSTPGSGAPTVRRVVREIQSLLRSVAGAGDIIHAADSLASDHPELAEFLRVYGAGRTAEAVAHYEAHQS comes from the coding sequence ATGGACGCAGCACAACAGGAAGCCTCGGCAAGGGCCAGGGAGCTTCAGCGCAGTTGGTACGGGGAGCCGCTGGGGGCGCTCTTCCGTCGGCTCATCGACGACCTGGGGCTCAATCAGGCCCGGCTCGCGGCCGTGCTCGGCCTCTCCGCGCCCATGCTCTCCCAGCTGATGAGCGGCCAGCGGGCCAAGATCGGCAACCCTGCCGTGGTGCAGCGCGTCCAGGCACTCCAGGAGCTCGCCGGACTGGTCTCCGACGGCAGCGTCAGCGCCGGTGAGGCCACCGACCGGATGGAAGAGATCAAGAAGTCCCAGGGCGGTTCGGTCCTGAGCGCCACCGGCCAGAGCACGCCGGGCTCCGGGGCGCCCACGGTGCGCCGTGTGGTGCGCGAGATCCAGTCGCTGCTGCGCTCGGTGGCCGGTGCGGGGGACATCATCCACGCCGCGGACTCCCTTGCCTCGGATCACCCGGAACTGGCGGAGTTCCTCCGTGTGTACGGAGCGGGCCGCACGGCCGAAGCGGTCGCGCACTACGAGGCACACCAGAGCTGA
- a CDS encoding DUF721 domain-containing protein, which yields MSDEKKDAAPSPAAPAQSSGVDLARQALAAAKEQARARGAAAQQKKTVRRGGSIRSGSGADGRDPLKLGAALDRLKTERGWEMPIAVSGVMGRWKDIVGPDVAQHTEPLKYDEEERILWVRCTSTAWVTQMKYLQPTLLKRLNGELGRDTVRQIRLEGPNAPQRRYGPLRAPGSTGPGDTYG from the coding sequence GTGAGTGACGAGAAGAAGGACGCCGCGCCCTCTCCGGCCGCGCCTGCGCAGTCTTCGGGCGTGGACCTCGCCCGGCAGGCCCTCGCCGCGGCGAAGGAGCAGGCTCGGGCGCGGGGAGCCGCGGCCCAGCAGAAGAAGACGGTGCGCCGCGGCGGGAGCATCCGGTCGGGTTCGGGGGCGGACGGCCGGGACCCGTTGAAGCTGGGCGCGGCGCTGGACCGGCTGAAGACGGAGCGCGGCTGGGAGATGCCGATCGCGGTCAGCGGGGTGATGGGGCGCTGGAAGGACATCGTGGGCCCCGACGTCGCGCAGCATACCGAGCCGTTGAAGTACGACGAGGAAGAGCGGATTCTCTGGGTGCGCTGCACCTCCACGGCGTGGGTGACGCAGATGAAGTATTTGCAGCCCACGTTGCTGAAGCGGCTCAACGGGGAGCTCGGCCGGGACACCGTGCGACAGATCAGGCTGGAGGGCCCGAACGCGCCGCAGCGCCGGTACGGGCCGCTTCGGGCGCCGGGCAGCACGGGGCCCGGGGATACGTACGGCTAG
- the gnd gene encoding phosphogluconate dehydrogenase (NAD(+)-dependent, decarboxylating) translates to MELGLVGLGKMGGNMRERIRRAGHTVIGYDRNADVADVHSLEELVGKLKGPRVVWVMVPAGDATQSTIDALGELLSPGDVVVDGGNSRWTDDEKHAEELKAKGIGFVDCGVSGGVWGLENGYALMYGGDADDVAKVQPVFDALKPEGEFGSVHAGKVGAGHFAKMVHNGIEYAMMQAYAEGWELLEKVDSVTDVREVFRSWQEGTVIRSWLLDLAVNALDDDEHLEGLRGYAADSGEGRWTVEAAIDNAVPLPAITASLFARFASRQDDSPQMKMIAALRNQFGGHAVESNKK, encoded by the coding sequence ATGGAGCTCGGTCTCGTCGGCCTCGGCAAGATGGGCGGCAACATGCGCGAGCGCATCCGCCGCGCAGGCCACACCGTCATCGGTTACGACCGCAACGCGGACGTCGCGGACGTCCACAGCCTGGAAGAGCTCGTGGGCAAGCTCAAGGGCCCGCGCGTCGTCTGGGTCATGGTCCCCGCGGGTGACGCGACCCAGTCCACGATCGACGCCCTGGGCGAGCTGCTCTCCCCCGGCGACGTGGTCGTCGACGGCGGGAACTCGCGCTGGACGGACGACGAGAAGCACGCGGAGGAGCTGAAGGCCAAGGGCATCGGCTTCGTCGACTGCGGCGTCTCCGGCGGCGTCTGGGGCCTGGAGAACGGCTACGCGCTGATGTACGGCGGCGACGCCGACGACGTCGCGAAGGTCCAGCCGGTCTTCGACGCCCTCAAGCCCGAGGGCGAGTTCGGCTCGGTCCACGCGGGCAAGGTCGGCGCCGGCCACTTCGCGAAGATGGTCCACAACGGCATCGAGTACGCCATGATGCAGGCGTACGCCGAGGGCTGGGAGCTCCTGGAGAAGGTCGACTCCGTCACCGACGTGCGCGAGGTCTTCCGCTCCTGGCAGGAGGGCACGGTCATCCGTTCCTGGCTGCTGGACCTCGCGGTCAACGCGCTCGACGACGACGAGCACCTGGAGGGCCTGCGCGGCTACGCCGCCGACTCCGGCGAGGGCCGCTGGACCGTCGAGGCCGCCATCGACAACGCCGTGCCGCTGCCCGCGATCACGGCCTCCCTGTTCGCCCGCTTCGCGTCGCGTCAGGACGACTCCCCGCAGATGAAGATGATCGCCGCGCTGCGCAACCAGTTCGGCGGCCACGCGGTCGAGTCGAACAAGAAGTAA
- a CDS encoding DLW-39 family protein, which yields MKKLLLVALAAIGGLLVYRQIQADRAEQDLWTEATDSVPAGSGV from the coding sequence GTGAAGAAGCTTCTCCTGGTCGCACTGGCCGCCATTGGCGGGCTCCTCGTGTACCGCCAGATCCAGGCGGATCGCGCCGAGCAGGATCTGTGGACGGAGGCGACTGACTCCGTGCCCGCAGGTTCGGGTGTGTGA